A portion of the Pseudarthrobacter sp. L1SW genome contains these proteins:
- a CDS encoding mannitol dehydrogenase family protein, translating into MSATEVPVLNRSLVNAPKAPVRIVHLGLGAFHRSHQAWYTQHAGDGAEWGIAAFTGRRPDAAVALAAQDGLFTLVERADGGDSFAVVGSIVEAVDGADVRRLADLVAAPGTAVITLTITEAAYGIGSDGQLDRTAPDVAADLALLASGKGQPTTPLGRLVFALAARRAASAGPLAVVCCDNLAHNGSIAHHAITGMAEAWDADLAGWIDANVSFVSTSVDRITPRTTEADIAAVQAACGYRDTSPVVAEPFANWVLSGDFPAGRPHWEDAGAVFVDHIEPYENRKLWLLNGAHSLLAYAGQLRGHTTVAEALADPRCLQAVEAFWDEAETNLRDMEGDGVDLQIPAYRAALLARFRNARIAHHLAQIAMDGSTKLRMRAVPVILAERAAGRSGAAAALMIAAWLDYTVGGPVQDPLAGEVAAANSLTGRERIRALVALVDPALAGDAAAVELIEGLCGTFQPRAAVPR; encoded by the coding sequence GTGAGCGCTACAGAAGTTCCCGTGCTGAACCGGTCGCTGGTCAACGCTCCGAAGGCACCGGTCCGGATTGTCCACCTTGGACTCGGAGCGTTCCACCGCTCGCACCAGGCCTGGTACACCCAGCATGCCGGTGACGGGGCCGAGTGGGGTATCGCGGCGTTCACCGGACGGCGGCCTGATGCTGCCGTGGCGCTCGCAGCGCAGGACGGCTTGTTCACCCTGGTTGAGCGTGCCGACGGCGGGGACTCCTTTGCGGTTGTCGGCAGCATCGTGGAGGCCGTGGACGGCGCCGACGTGCGGCGACTGGCGGATCTGGTGGCCGCCCCGGGTACCGCCGTCATCACGCTGACGATTACGGAAGCCGCCTACGGCATCGGGTCCGACGGCCAGCTGGACCGCACCGCGCCCGACGTGGCTGCCGACCTCGCCTTGCTCGCATCCGGCAAGGGACAACCGACGACGCCGCTGGGCCGCCTCGTGTTCGCCCTTGCCGCCCGCCGGGCTGCTTCTGCAGGACCGCTCGCCGTGGTCTGCTGCGACAACCTCGCCCACAACGGCAGCATCGCCCACCACGCCATCACGGGCATGGCCGAAGCCTGGGACGCGGACCTGGCCGGATGGATCGATGCCAACGTCAGCTTTGTCAGCACCTCGGTGGACCGCATAACACCACGCACCACGGAGGCTGACATCGCGGCCGTCCAGGCCGCCTGTGGCTACCGCGACACGTCGCCGGTGGTGGCGGAGCCCTTCGCCAACTGGGTGCTCAGCGGGGACTTTCCCGCCGGGCGTCCGCACTGGGAAGACGCCGGTGCCGTGTTCGTGGACCACATCGAACCCTATGAGAACCGCAAACTCTGGCTTTTGAATGGTGCCCACTCCCTGCTCGCGTATGCCGGCCAACTCCGCGGCCATACCACCGTGGCGGAGGCCCTGGCGGACCCGCGCTGCCTGCAGGCGGTGGAGGCCTTCTGGGACGAGGCCGAAACCAACTTGAGGGACATGGAGGGTGATGGAGTCGATCTCCAGATCCCGGCCTACCGCGCCGCCTTGCTGGCGCGGTTCCGGAACGCCCGGATTGCCCACCACTTGGCGCAGATCGCAATGGACGGCAGCACGAAGCTGCGGATGAGGGCCGTCCCCGTGATACTGGCGGAGCGTGCCGCCGGGCGGTCGGGCGCAGCCGCTGCGCTGATGATCGCTGCGTGGCTGGACTACACGGTTGGCGGCCCGGTTCAGGATCCGCTTGCCGGCGAGGTGGCAGCAGCGAACTCACTGACCGGCAGGGAGCGGATCCGTGCCCTCGTGGCCTTGGTGGACCCTGCCCTCGCCGGGGACGCCGCCGCAGTGGAGTTGATCGAAGGCCTGTGTGGGACTTTTCAACCGCGGGCTGCTGTCCCGCGGTAG
- the manD gene encoding D-mannonate dehydratase ManD yields the protein MKIIAADVFVTSPSRNFVTLRITTEDGVTGIGDATLNGRELAVAAYLKEHVAQLLIGKDAHRIEDTWQFLYRSAYWRRGPVTMAAIAAVDMALWDIKGKVAGMPVYQLLGGASRNGLRAYGHASGADLPSLFDSVREHLELGYKSIRIQTAVPGIKAVYGVAAQAQASGERYDYEPAGRGAFPVEEDWDTRAYLRHLPTVFEAVRNEFGPEIPLLHDGHHRMTPIQAAKLGKALEPYDLFWLEDCTPAENQEGLRLVRQHTTTPLAIGEIFNTVWDYQTLIKEQLIDYVRAASTHFGGISPLKKVMDFAAQYQIKSGFHGPTDISPVGFAAQLHVGLAIHNYGIQEYMQHSDKTNEVFEQSMTFVDGYLHPGDKPGIGVEFNEEAAAAFPYQQAYLPYNRLIDGTVHDW from the coding sequence GTGAAAATCATTGCCGCCGATGTCTTCGTGACCAGTCCCTCCCGGAATTTCGTGACGCTCCGGATTACTACCGAGGATGGTGTGACCGGTATTGGTGACGCCACGTTGAATGGGCGTGAGCTTGCTGTTGCCGCGTATTTGAAGGAGCACGTGGCGCAGTTGCTGATTGGCAAGGACGCGCACCGGATCGAGGACACGTGGCAGTTCCTGTACCGGTCGGCGTATTGGCGGCGGGGCCCGGTGACGATGGCTGCGATCGCTGCGGTGGATATGGCGTTGTGGGATATCAAGGGCAAGGTGGCCGGGATGCCGGTGTACCAGCTCCTGGGCGGGGCGTCCCGGAACGGGCTGCGCGCGTACGGGCACGCGTCCGGTGCTGACTTGCCGTCGCTGTTCGACTCCGTCCGCGAACACCTGGAACTCGGGTATAAGTCGATCCGGATCCAGACCGCCGTCCCCGGCATCAAGGCCGTCTACGGTGTGGCCGCCCAGGCGCAGGCTTCGGGGGAGCGGTATGACTACGAGCCCGCCGGGCGGGGTGCGTTCCCGGTGGAGGAGGACTGGGACACCCGGGCGTACCTGCGGCACCTGCCCACCGTGTTTGAGGCGGTCCGGAACGAGTTCGGCCCGGAGATCCCTTTGCTGCATGACGGGCACCACCGGATGACGCCGATCCAGGCCGCGAAGCTGGGCAAGGCGCTGGAGCCGTATGACCTGTTCTGGCTGGAGGACTGCACCCCGGCGGAGAACCAGGAGGGCCTGCGCCTGGTCCGGCAGCACACCACCACGCCGCTGGCGATCGGTGAAATCTTCAACACGGTGTGGGACTACCAGACCCTGATCAAGGAACAGCTGATCGACTATGTCCGGGCCGCGTCCACGCACTTCGGCGGGATCTCCCCGTTGAAGAAGGTGATGGATTTCGCCGCGCAGTACCAGATCAAGTCCGGTTTCCACGGCCCCACGGACATTTCCCCGGTGGGCTTCGCTGCGCAGCTGCACGTGGGCCTGGCGATCCACAACTATGGCATCCAGGAGTACATGCAGCACTCGGACAAGACCAACGAGGTCTTCGAGCAGTCCATGACCTTCGTGGATGGCTACCTCCACCCCGGGGACAAGCCCGGGATCGGCGTCGAGTTCAACGAGGAAGCCGCAGCCGCGTTCCCGTACCAGCAGGCCTACCTGCCCTACAACCGCCTCATCGATGGAACGGTCCACGACTGGTGA
- a CDS encoding sugar phosphate isomerase/epimerase has product MVPATQVSWALSGFGDEIDDDPAVQIAVLQALGANHIEVRSAWGTNIVDLSDDQLAALAGLLKDKGMQVSAIASPIGKVDVSLPVEHEVERLRRAANAAKVLGAKYIRIFSFYYGESVPVESIRDAVIERMRALAAVAEEEGVVLLHENEKDIFGDVPDRVLDIIESVGSPALKVAWDAANFVQVGVKPFDEAYAKLRPHLEYLQVKDALFSNGHVVPAGEGDGDVLRTVEALKADGFTGFASLEPHLAGAHGLGGFSGPTAFGIAARAFAKVTAEAGVQTV; this is encoded by the coding sequence ATGGTTCCAGCCACCCAGGTCTCGTGGGCCCTGTCCGGATTCGGAGACGAAATCGACGACGACCCCGCCGTGCAGATCGCGGTGCTGCAGGCACTCGGTGCCAATCACATCGAGGTGCGCAGCGCGTGGGGCACCAACATCGTGGACCTGTCCGATGACCAGCTCGCGGCACTCGCCGGGCTGCTCAAGGACAAGGGCATGCAGGTTTCCGCGATTGCCTCTCCGATCGGCAAGGTGGACGTCAGCCTCCCCGTGGAACACGAAGTGGAGCGCCTGCGGCGGGCAGCAAATGCTGCCAAGGTCCTGGGTGCAAAGTACATCCGGATCTTCTCCTTCTATTACGGCGAGTCCGTTCCGGTGGAGAGCATCCGTGACGCCGTCATCGAGCGGATGCGCGCGCTCGCCGCCGTCGCCGAAGAAGAGGGCGTGGTCCTGCTGCACGAAAATGAAAAAGACATCTTCGGGGACGTTCCGGACCGCGTGCTGGACATCATCGAAAGCGTAGGCTCGCCTGCGCTGAAAGTGGCGTGGGACGCGGCCAACTTCGTGCAGGTGGGCGTGAAGCCCTTTGACGAGGCCTACGCGAAGCTGCGCCCGCACCTGGAATACCTCCAGGTCAAGGATGCCCTGTTCTCCAACGGACATGTGGTCCCGGCAGGGGAGGGCGACGGCGACGTGCTGCGCACCGTCGAAGCGCTGAAGGCCGACGGCTTCACCGGCTTCGCTTCCCTGGAGCCGCATCTTGCCGGCGCCCACGGCCTCGGCGGTTTCTCCGGCCCCACAGCTTTCGGTATTGCTGCCCGGGCCTTTGCAAAAGTCACAGCGGAAGCAGGAGTGCAGACAGTATGA
- a CDS encoding Gfo/Idh/MocA family protein — protein MSETLKVAITGCGVIGRTHAVALQEFPGASIVALVDAIPDAAVALADFIEKSGRPRPSVHASIADAFAATDIDLVALATPSGLHIQQGLEVLAAGKHVVIEKPLDVDLSRAQEIEAAANDAARRGVVASVISQHRFDQASVAVADAVAKGRFGRLTSAIASVAWWRGQGYYDSGDWRGTWSMDGGGALMNQGVHTVDLLLWFMGRPVEIHAHTARLAHERIEVEDTAVATVTFENGGLAVLHATTAAYPGLTVRVQLMGSEGSAVVDNDQLHYFHAKDDGGPSADMGLQGGGNQAQEELAKYPAEDYEAKDPTVYPAGHIRQYRDILGAITEGRRPGVTVSDAVNALATVRAVYVSATLNQAVLFDDVLAGKYNDLEVRTGSTATESA, from the coding sequence ATGAGTGAGACGTTGAAGGTTGCCATCACGGGTTGCGGCGTCATCGGCCGCACCCACGCGGTTGCCCTGCAGGAGTTCCCCGGGGCCAGCATTGTGGCGCTGGTGGACGCTATCCCGGACGCCGCTGTTGCCCTTGCCGACTTCATCGAAAAGAGCGGACGCCCCAGGCCCTCCGTGCACGCGTCCATCGCGGACGCCTTTGCCGCGACGGACATCGACCTGGTGGCGCTGGCCACCCCCAGCGGCCTGCACATCCAGCAGGGCCTGGAAGTCCTCGCGGCCGGCAAGCACGTTGTCATCGAAAAACCCCTTGACGTGGACCTGAGCCGCGCGCAGGAGATCGAGGCGGCAGCGAATGACGCCGCCCGCCGCGGGGTGGTCGCTTCGGTCATCAGCCAGCACCGCTTTGACCAGGCCAGCGTTGCGGTTGCGGACGCCGTGGCCAAAGGCCGGTTCGGCCGGCTGACCTCTGCCATAGCCTCTGTTGCCTGGTGGCGCGGGCAGGGCTATTACGATTCCGGTGACTGGCGGGGCACCTGGTCAATGGACGGCGGTGGCGCCTTGATGAACCAGGGCGTCCACACCGTTGACCTGCTGCTGTGGTTCATGGGCAGGCCCGTGGAAATCCACGCGCACACAGCCCGCCTGGCACACGAACGGATCGAGGTGGAGGACACCGCCGTCGCCACCGTGACCTTCGAAAACGGCGGCCTGGCAGTGCTGCACGCCACCACCGCCGCATACCCTGGCCTGACGGTACGGGTGCAGCTGATGGGCTCGGAAGGCTCCGCCGTGGTGGACAACGACCAACTGCACTACTTCCACGCCAAGGACGACGGCGGCCCTTCCGCGGACATGGGGCTGCAGGGCGGAGGCAACCAGGCGCAGGAAGAACTGGCCAAGTACCCGGCAGAGGACTACGAGGCCAAGGACCCCACGGTGTACCCGGCCGGACACATCCGCCAGTACCGCGACATCCTTGGGGCCATCACCGAAGGCCGCCGGCCCGGCGTCACCGTCAGCGATGCAGTCAACGCCCTGGCCACCGTGCGTGCCGTCTACGTGTCCGCCACGCTCAACCAGGCAGTCCTCTTCGACGACGTCCTGGCCGGCAAGTACAACGACCTTGAGGTCCGCACCGGCTCCACTGCGACAGAAAGCGCCTGA
- the uxaC gene encoding glucuronate isomerase, protein MAHSIAAHPDRLLPAEPGVREIARSLYNLVAGLPIISPHGHVDAGVIEQNLPFPDPAALLVTPDHYVTRLVHAGGVPMDQLGLGSSAADSRQVWRNFCAAWPAFEGTASGYWIRQEFEHVFGVHQEPTAENADRIYDAISAKLAEPGFRPRQLFKEFNIEVLATTDDPLDTLDSHAALAKDQAFAGRVLPTFRPDQYLNIAHPAWQDNVERLIAAGGGGSGYAGYISALESRRRHFVENGAVSADHGVRTPATLKLEHADAERLFERARAGNATPEDRDAFEAHMMYQMARMSVEDGLVMTIHPGSYRNHHGPTFEAYGADTGHDIPFAVNYTEAIRPLLQDFGTAKDFHLVLFTLDETVFSRELAPLAGFYPSVYIGAPWWFLDAPDAMLRFRAAVTETAGFSRSSGFIDDTRAFCSIPARHDTSRRIESAFLARLVAEHRISEERARELIVDIVDSSPRRVFKL, encoded by the coding sequence ATGGCGCATTCAATAGCAGCCCACCCTGACAGGCTCCTGCCCGCAGAACCCGGCGTGCGGGAGATTGCCCGTTCGCTCTACAACCTCGTTGCCGGCCTCCCGATCATCTCCCCGCATGGACACGTTGATGCCGGGGTCATCGAACAAAACCTGCCCTTTCCGGATCCCGCCGCGCTGCTGGTCACCCCGGACCACTACGTGACCCGCCTGGTCCACGCGGGCGGCGTCCCGATGGACCAGTTGGGCCTGGGCAGCTCCGCCGCGGACTCCCGGCAGGTCTGGCGCAACTTTTGTGCCGCATGGCCCGCCTTTGAGGGAACGGCTTCCGGATACTGGATCCGGCAGGAATTCGAGCACGTGTTCGGTGTGCACCAGGAGCCCACGGCCGAGAACGCCGACCGGATCTATGACGCGATCTCGGCCAAGCTTGCCGAACCCGGCTTCCGGCCCAGGCAGCTGTTCAAGGAATTCAACATCGAGGTGTTGGCCACCACCGATGATCCGCTGGACACGCTGGACAGCCACGCGGCCCTGGCCAAGGACCAGGCCTTCGCCGGGCGCGTCCTGCCCACCTTCCGGCCGGACCAGTACCTCAACATCGCCCATCCGGCCTGGCAGGACAATGTGGAGCGGCTCATTGCTGCCGGCGGGGGCGGTTCGGGGTATGCCGGCTACATCAGTGCGCTGGAGTCACGGCGCCGCCACTTTGTGGAGAACGGGGCCGTGTCCGCCGACCATGGCGTCCGCACACCGGCCACCCTGAAGCTGGAGCACGCCGACGCGGAACGGCTGTTCGAGCGTGCGCGGGCGGGGAATGCGACGCCGGAGGACCGCGACGCTTTCGAAGCCCACATGATGTACCAGATGGCACGGATGTCCGTGGAGGACGGGTTGGTCATGACCATCCACCCAGGTTCGTACCGCAACCACCATGGCCCTACGTTCGAGGCATACGGCGCGGATACTGGCCACGACATTCCCTTCGCCGTGAACTACACCGAGGCCATCCGGCCCCTGCTGCAGGACTTCGGCACGGCCAAGGACTTCCACTTGGTGCTGTTCACCTTGGACGAGACGGTGTTCTCGCGGGAGCTGGCGCCGCTGGCGGGATTCTACCCTTCCGTCTACATCGGTGCCCCGTGGTGGTTCCTCGACGCGCCGGATGCCATGCTGCGTTTCCGCGCAGCGGTGACGGAAACCGCCGGTTTCTCACGCTCCTCGGGATTCATCGATGACACACGGGCCTTCTGCTCCATCCCGGCGCGCCACGACACGTCACGCCGGATCGAGTCGGCTTTCCTGGCACGCCTGGTAGCCGAGCACCGCATCAGCGAAGAACGCGCCCGTGAACTGATCGTGGACATCGTGGATTCATCCCCGCGAAGGGTCTTCAAGCTGTGA
- a CDS encoding sugar phosphate isomerase/epimerase — translation MKFSVFTASTPDWTPEEAVTHLSGQGWDGIEWRITDQAEAPEPGFWAGNKATIPLTGLEDNLGRVATITRDAGLEFSGIGGYARCDNHDDVERMLAATAALGAGQVRVTTLPLGTAEWGTEAPSGIPYPALFEAARRDFEWVAERAAHHGVKALVELHHRTITASASSARRLLEGLDPRHVGVIHDLGNLLIEGQEDYLPAFELLGEYLAHIHVKNAVWVRQDTTDESGAAVFRNEWAPLQSGQGSVLEYFKALAAHGYDGWVTVEDFSTELPLAERTAGNLDYLRRTAAIAGLTAGAGAR, via the coding sequence ATGAAATTTTCAGTATTCACAGCGTCCACGCCCGACTGGACTCCCGAGGAAGCCGTAACCCACCTTTCGGGCCAAGGCTGGGACGGCATCGAGTGGCGGATCACGGACCAGGCCGAGGCGCCCGAACCCGGTTTCTGGGCCGGCAACAAAGCGACGATCCCCCTGACCGGCCTTGAGGACAACCTGGGGCGGGTTGCCACGATCACCCGCGACGCCGGCCTGGAGTTCTCCGGAATAGGCGGCTACGCGCGGTGCGACAACCACGACGACGTCGAGCGCATGCTGGCAGCTACGGCCGCCTTGGGCGCGGGCCAGGTCCGCGTCACCACACTTCCGCTGGGAACGGCGGAATGGGGCACTGAGGCGCCCAGCGGGATTCCTTATCCGGCCCTGTTCGAGGCGGCGCGCCGTGACTTCGAATGGGTGGCTGAACGGGCCGCCCACCACGGCGTCAAGGCACTCGTGGAGCTGCACCACCGCACCATCACGGCGTCGGCGTCCTCGGCGCGGCGCCTGCTGGAGGGCCTGGACCCCCGGCACGTGGGGGTCATCCACGACCTCGGCAACCTGCTGATCGAGGGCCAGGAAGACTACCTTCCTGCCTTCGAACTGCTGGGGGAATACCTGGCACACATCCATGTCAAGAACGCCGTCTGGGTCCGCCAGGACACAACGGACGAATCCGGTGCAGCCGTGTTCCGCAACGAGTGGGCGCCGCTCCAGTCGGGACAGGGAAGCGTCCTCGAATACTTCAAGGCGCTGGCGGCCCATGGCTATGACGGTTGGGTGACGGTGGAAGACTTCTCCACGGAGCTGCCCCTTGCTGAGCGCACTGCCGGCAATCTTGACTACCTGCGGCGTACGGCGGCCATCGCCGGGCTCACTGCAGGGGCCGGGGCGCGCTGA
- a CDS encoding carbohydrate ABC transporter permease — protein sequence MSTSTATRRSTATADMPRPGSKRQHEVLRLLPGPLLAIILVFLGALVLIPVFYIFLASVNSDIGVANGEFWPSSFTLENYSKIWTSVGLATGLANSVLVAGATAVVSAALSVSTAFVLVRYSFRGRLTILRGLLALQSVPGTLMVLPVFVLFSSASTYLGIQVIGTQWGLFVTYLTFAMPFSTWVMVTYLRGLPKELEEAARIDGASNLGVLFRIILPLSWPGIVVSGIFAFLLGWNDVLFASVMTRPESQTAAVALQIFGASQEGGAIPFYGQMMAAALVCAAPVVILYLIFQRYLVGGLTAGGVK from the coding sequence ATGAGCACCTCCACTGCCACCCGGCGGAGTACGGCAACCGCGGACATGCCGCGTCCGGGATCCAAGCGCCAGCACGAAGTCCTGCGGCTGCTCCCGGGGCCTTTGCTCGCGATCATCCTGGTGTTCCTCGGGGCCCTGGTCCTGATTCCCGTGTTCTACATCTTCCTGGCGTCCGTGAACTCGGACATCGGTGTGGCCAACGGCGAATTCTGGCCTTCGAGCTTCACCCTTGAGAACTACTCGAAGATCTGGACCAGCGTCGGACTGGCCACGGGACTTGCCAACAGCGTCCTGGTGGCGGGTGCAACGGCAGTTGTGTCCGCAGCGTTGTCCGTCTCAACAGCGTTCGTCCTGGTCCGCTACAGCTTCCGGGGCCGCCTCACCATCCTGCGCGGCCTCCTTGCACTGCAGTCAGTGCCGGGGACCCTGATGGTGCTGCCGGTGTTCGTCCTGTTCTCCTCGGCCTCCACCTACCTGGGCATCCAGGTCATCGGAACCCAATGGGGACTCTTTGTCACCTACCTGACGTTCGCCATGCCGTTCTCCACCTGGGTCATGGTCACCTACCTGCGCGGGCTTCCCAAGGAACTCGAGGAAGCGGCAAGGATCGATGGCGCAAGCAACCTGGGCGTGCTGTTCAGGATCATCCTTCCCCTGAGCTGGCCCGGCATCGTGGTCTCCGGCATCTTCGCTTTCCTGCTGGGATGGAATGACGTCCTGTTTGCTTCCGTCATGACCCGACCGGAAAGCCAGACCGCGGCAGTGGCACTGCAGATCTTCGGTGCTTCCCAGGAAGGCGGCGCCATTCCGTTCTACGGCCAGATGATGGCAGCGGCCCTGGTATGTGCCGCCCCCGTAGTCATTCTTTACCTGATTTTCCAGCGTTATCTAGTGGGCGGACTCACCGCCGGAGGAGTTAAGTAA
- the uidB gene encoding glucuronide transporter — MKKLSKMSIVGYGAGDAANNLAFTTATMFLLVYYTDVAGISAAAAGTLLLAVRIFDAFADVFAGRVVDRAFSKRFGKFRPFIMFGSIPLLLLSVATFSVPQLGESGTLLYAYVTYAALGLAYSLVNIPYGSLAGAMTQDPGERAKLGSARMVGALLVGSALGIFVAPLIKPGADLQGTFTTITLVFVVIGAALYFFTVLTAKERVHRAVPNVTLKQSMDTLKTNKPLLMLCLSSFFFLTGYLALTSVQLYYLRDVLGRLDLYPVLSIAQLVLTFALAAFMPRLVRSIGKKRVYIYSSLLTVVGGTIIFFTPASQVWIGFSGLLLSLAGVLAVNIVVWALEADTVEYGEWKTGVRTEGITYALFSFTRKTGQAVGGALAAYALALGGYKSGATQTADAVFGIQVAAGAMPAVLTILAVLVMSKYKLTDALHARILTEIRARRTSSESDAGSTGSAAGSPDGTDGGYAAAAKPPAATFN, encoded by the coding sequence ATGAAAAAGCTGAGCAAAATGAGCATCGTCGGCTATGGCGCCGGCGATGCCGCAAACAACCTCGCCTTCACCACGGCCACGATGTTCCTGCTGGTCTACTACACGGATGTTGCCGGGATTTCCGCGGCTGCGGCAGGCACCCTGCTCTTGGCCGTCCGGATCTTCGACGCCTTCGCCGACGTCTTCGCCGGCCGCGTTGTGGACCGCGCATTCAGCAAGCGGTTCGGCAAATTCCGGCCCTTCATCATGTTCGGTTCCATCCCGCTGCTCCTCTTGAGCGTGGCAACGTTCTCCGTGCCGCAGCTTGGCGAATCCGGCACCCTGCTCTACGCCTACGTCACCTACGCGGCCCTCGGCCTGGCGTACAGCCTCGTCAACATTCCTTACGGCTCCCTCGCCGGGGCCATGACCCAGGACCCGGGCGAGCGGGCCAAACTCGGCTCCGCCCGCATGGTGGGTGCGCTCCTGGTCGGTTCCGCCCTCGGCATCTTCGTGGCGCCGCTGATCAAGCCGGGTGCTGACCTGCAGGGAACCTTCACCACCATCACCCTGGTCTTCGTGGTGATCGGCGCTGCCCTCTACTTCTTCACCGTGCTGACCGCCAAGGAACGCGTCCACCGCGCCGTTCCGAACGTCACCCTGAAGCAGAGCATGGACACGCTCAAGACCAACAAGCCCCTCCTGATGCTGTGCCTGAGCTCATTCTTCTTCCTCACCGGCTACTTGGCCCTCACCTCCGTGCAGCTGTACTACCTGCGTGACGTCCTGGGCCGGCTGGACCTTTACCCGGTCCTGTCCATCGCGCAGCTGGTCCTGACGTTCGCCCTGGCAGCCTTTATGCCGCGGCTGGTCCGCAGCATCGGCAAAAAGCGCGTCTACATCTACTCGTCGCTGCTGACTGTCGTTGGCGGCACCATCATCTTCTTCACTCCTGCCAGCCAAGTCTGGATCGGCTTCAGCGGATTGCTGCTCAGCCTGGCGGGCGTCCTCGCCGTCAACATCGTGGTGTGGGCCCTGGAAGCCGACACGGTGGAATATGGCGAATGGAAGACCGGCGTCCGCACCGAAGGAATCACCTACGCGCTCTTCTCCTTCACCCGCAAGACCGGCCAGGCAGTGGGCGGCGCGCTCGCCGCGTACGCCTTGGCGCTTGGCGGGTACAAGTCCGGTGCCACGCAGACTGCCGACGCGGTCTTCGGGATCCAGGTGGCCGCAGGCGCCATGCCGGCCGTTCTCACCATCCTGGCCGTCCTGGTGATGTCCAAGTACAAGCTCACGGACGCCCTGCACGCCCGGATCCTCACGGAAATACGCGCCCGCCGCACCAGCAGCGAGTCCGACGCCGGGTCAACCGGCAGTGCCGCCGGCAGCCCCGATGGCACCGACGGCGGTTACGCTGCCGCCGCCAAACCCCCGGCAGCCACCTTCAACTAA